In the genome of Oenanthe melanoleuca isolate GR-GAL-2019-014 chromosome 21, OMel1.0, whole genome shotgun sequence, one region contains:
- the VWA1 gene encoding von Willebrand factor A domain-containing protein 1 isoform X1 codes for MLAQALLSLGLWLRLAAGQDTPEPGPQPPISSTKGDLLFLLDSSASVSHYEFSKVKEFMWDLLHPFTFGPGDIQTSIIHISTTPTMEFPFDQYQTSGTLREAIRGTRQLMGDTNTGRALSFAKEKLFSSQAGARPGVPKVLVWVTDGFSSDDISGPTQQLKEEGVTVFIVSTGRGSFLQLSAAASPPADTHLHFVDVDDLPIITQELRGAILDVLQASRLHATDVTSSSFRLLWPKLLSQETGYYSLEYGPGADPAGKRTQQVSGALTSLVLSDLTPETTYEVVLIPESNVHYFPPQSTRVTTLPDFFALFPEEISPAQVLISESGPRSFHVSWAPVLDSVASYQVLYGPLPGNSVQLLQVDGRHNSTLVEQLAPNTTYLVTVTAIYRSGKERSLSAKACTQEEGSRVPHLRFEALGPSTLRASWDAAPGAVRGYRVRCRRRGGRSSALSVSPQVHSVLLGELPPGSSGRVCVQPVYSSQPGRSLCRTVLRPPGEHPRQVSIPRQVSIPRQVSTSRQVSIPAR; via the exons GCCCCCAGCCACCCATCTCCAGCACCAAGGGCGacctcctgttcctgctggacAGCTCTGCCAGCGTCTCCCACTATGAGTTCTCCAAGGTCAAGGAGTTCATGTGGGACCTTTTACACCCTTTCACCTTTGGCCCTGGGGACATCCAGACCAGCATCATCCACATCAGCACCACCCCCACCATGGAGTTCCCGTTTGACCAGTACCAGACCAGTGGCACCCTCAGAGAAGCCATCAG GGGCACGCGGCAGCTGATGGGCGACACCAACACGGGCAGAGCCCTGTCCTTTGCCAAGGAAAAGCTcttcagcagccaggctggggccaGGCCCGGCGTGCCCAAGGTGCTGGTGTGGGTGACAGATGGTTTCTCCAGCGATGACATCTCGGGGCCCAcgcagcagctgaaggaggaggGTGTCACCGTCTTCATCGTCAGCACCGGCCGCGgcagcttcctgcagctctcGGCCGCTGCCAGCCCGCCCGCAGACACACACCTGCACTTTGTGGACGTGGATGACCTGCCCATCATcacccaggagctcaggggTGCCATCCTAG ATGTGCTCCAGGCCAGCCGGCTCCACGCCACCGATgtcacctccagcagcttccGCCTGCTGTGGCCCAAGCTCCTGTCCCAGGAAACTGGCTACTACAGCCTGGAGTATGGCCCAGGAGCTGACCCAGCAGGGAAGAGGACTCAGCAGGTGTCTGGGGCTCTCACCAGCCTCGTGCTCAGCGACCTCACACCAGAAACCACCTACGAGGTGGTTCTGATTCCTGAGTCCAACGTGCACTACTTCCCCCCCCAGAGCACCAGGGTCACCACACTGCCAG ATTTCTTTGCACTGTTTCCAGAGGAAATCAGCCCAGCTCAGGTTCTCATCTCGGAGTCTGGGCCCCGCAGCTTCCACGTCAGCTGGGCTCCTGTGCTGGACAGCGTGGCCAGCTACCAGGTGCTCTATGGGCCCCTGCCAGGGAActcagtgcagctgctgcaggtggatGGGAGGCACAACAGCACCCtggtggagcagctggcacCCAACACCACCTACCTGGTGACAGTGACGGCCATCTACAGGTCTGGCAAGGAGAGATCCCTGTCAGCCAAGGCCTGCACCCAGGAAG AGGGCTCCCGGGTGCCTCACCTCCGTTTCGAGGCGCTGGGTCCCAGCACGCTGCGAGCCTCGTGGGACGCCGCCCCCGGGGCCGTGCGGGGTTACCGGGTGCGCtgccggcggcgcggggggcgctCCTCGGCGCTCAGCGTGTCCCCGCAGGTGCACAGcgtgctgctgggagagctgccccCGGGCTCCTCCGGCAGGGTGTGCGTGCAGCCCGTGTACAGCAGCCAGCCCGGCAGGAGCCTCTGCCGCACCGTGCTCCGGCCGCCAGGTGAGCACCCCCGCCAG GTGAGCATCCCCCGCCAGGTGAGCATCCCCCGCCAGGTGAGCACCTCCCGCCAGGTGAGCATCCCCGCCAGGTGA
- the VWA1 gene encoding von Willebrand factor A domain-containing protein 1 isoform X2 → MLAQALLSLGLWLRLAAGQDTPEPGPQPPISSTKGDLLFLLDSSASVSHYEFSKVKEFMWDLLHPFTFGPGDIQTSIIHISTTPTMEFPFDQYQTSGTLREAIRGTRQLMGDTNTGRALSFAKEKLFSSQAGARPGVPKVLVWVTDGFSSDDISGPTQQLKEEGVTVFIVSTGRGSFLQLSAAASPPADTHLHFVDVDDLPIITQELRGAILDVLQASRLHATDVTSSSFRLLWPKLLSQETGYYSLEYGPGADPAGKRTQQVSGALTSLVLSDLTPETTYEVVLIPESNVHYFPPQSTRVTTLPEEISPAQVLISESGPRSFHVSWAPVLDSVASYQVLYGPLPGNSVQLLQVDGRHNSTLVEQLAPNTTYLVTVTAIYRSGKERSLSAKACTQEEGSRVPHLRFEALGPSTLRASWDAAPGAVRGYRVRCRRRGGRSSALSVSPQVHSVLLGELPPGSSGRVCVQPVYSSQPGRSLCRTVLRPPGEHPRQVSIPRQVSIPRQVSTSRQVSIPAR, encoded by the exons GCCCCCAGCCACCCATCTCCAGCACCAAGGGCGacctcctgttcctgctggacAGCTCTGCCAGCGTCTCCCACTATGAGTTCTCCAAGGTCAAGGAGTTCATGTGGGACCTTTTACACCCTTTCACCTTTGGCCCTGGGGACATCCAGACCAGCATCATCCACATCAGCACCACCCCCACCATGGAGTTCCCGTTTGACCAGTACCAGACCAGTGGCACCCTCAGAGAAGCCATCAG GGGCACGCGGCAGCTGATGGGCGACACCAACACGGGCAGAGCCCTGTCCTTTGCCAAGGAAAAGCTcttcagcagccaggctggggccaGGCCCGGCGTGCCCAAGGTGCTGGTGTGGGTGACAGATGGTTTCTCCAGCGATGACATCTCGGGGCCCAcgcagcagctgaaggaggaggGTGTCACCGTCTTCATCGTCAGCACCGGCCGCGgcagcttcctgcagctctcGGCCGCTGCCAGCCCGCCCGCAGACACACACCTGCACTTTGTGGACGTGGATGACCTGCCCATCATcacccaggagctcaggggTGCCATCCTAG ATGTGCTCCAGGCCAGCCGGCTCCACGCCACCGATgtcacctccagcagcttccGCCTGCTGTGGCCCAAGCTCCTGTCCCAGGAAACTGGCTACTACAGCCTGGAGTATGGCCCAGGAGCTGACCCAGCAGGGAAGAGGACTCAGCAGGTGTCTGGGGCTCTCACCAGCCTCGTGCTCAGCGACCTCACACCAGAAACCACCTACGAGGTGGTTCTGATTCCTGAGTCCAACGTGCACTACTTCCCCCCCCAGAGCACCAGGGTCACCACACTGCCAG AGGAAATCAGCCCAGCTCAGGTTCTCATCTCGGAGTCTGGGCCCCGCAGCTTCCACGTCAGCTGGGCTCCTGTGCTGGACAGCGTGGCCAGCTACCAGGTGCTCTATGGGCCCCTGCCAGGGAActcagtgcagctgctgcaggtggatGGGAGGCACAACAGCACCCtggtggagcagctggcacCCAACACCACCTACCTGGTGACAGTGACGGCCATCTACAGGTCTGGCAAGGAGAGATCCCTGTCAGCCAAGGCCTGCACCCAGGAAG AGGGCTCCCGGGTGCCTCACCTCCGTTTCGAGGCGCTGGGTCCCAGCACGCTGCGAGCCTCGTGGGACGCCGCCCCCGGGGCCGTGCGGGGTTACCGGGTGCGCtgccggcggcgcggggggcgctCCTCGGCGCTCAGCGTGTCCCCGCAGGTGCACAGcgtgctgctgggagagctgccccCGGGCTCCTCCGGCAGGGTGTGCGTGCAGCCCGTGTACAGCAGCCAGCCCGGCAGGAGCCTCTGCCGCACCGTGCTCCGGCCGCCAGGTGAGCACCCCCGCCAG GTGAGCATCCCCCGCCAGGTGAGCATCCCCCGCCAGGTGAGCACCTCCCGCCAGGTGAGCATCCCCGCCAGGTGA
- the VWA1 gene encoding von Willebrand factor A domain-containing protein 1 isoform X3 has product MLAQALLSLGLWLRLAAGQDTPEPGPQPPISSTKGDLLFLLDSSASVSHYEFSKVKEFMWDLLHPFTFGPGDIQTSIIHISTTPTMEFPFDQYQTSGTLREAIRGTRQLMGDTNTGRALSFAKEKLFSSQAGARPGVPKVLVWVTDGFSSDDISGPTQQLKEEGVTVFIVSTGRGSFLQLSAAASPPADTHLHFVDVDDLPIITQELRGAILDVLQASRLHATDVTSSSFRLLWPKLLSQETGYYSLEYGPGADPAGKRTQQVSGALTSLVLSDLTPETTYEVVLIPESNVHYFPPQSTRVTTLPDFFALFPEEISPAQVLISESGPRSFHVSWAPVLDSVASYQVLYGPLPGNSVQLLQVDGRHNSTLVEQLAPNTTYLVTVTAIYRSGKERSLSAKACTQEEGSRVPHLRFEALGPSTLRASWDAAPGAVRGYRVRCRRRGGRSSALSVSPQVHSVLLGELPPGSSGRVCVQPVYSSQPGRSLCRTVLRPPATEAQGYRHTESDRLQ; this is encoded by the exons GCCCCCAGCCACCCATCTCCAGCACCAAGGGCGacctcctgttcctgctggacAGCTCTGCCAGCGTCTCCCACTATGAGTTCTCCAAGGTCAAGGAGTTCATGTGGGACCTTTTACACCCTTTCACCTTTGGCCCTGGGGACATCCAGACCAGCATCATCCACATCAGCACCACCCCCACCATGGAGTTCCCGTTTGACCAGTACCAGACCAGTGGCACCCTCAGAGAAGCCATCAG GGGCACGCGGCAGCTGATGGGCGACACCAACACGGGCAGAGCCCTGTCCTTTGCCAAGGAAAAGCTcttcagcagccaggctggggccaGGCCCGGCGTGCCCAAGGTGCTGGTGTGGGTGACAGATGGTTTCTCCAGCGATGACATCTCGGGGCCCAcgcagcagctgaaggaggaggGTGTCACCGTCTTCATCGTCAGCACCGGCCGCGgcagcttcctgcagctctcGGCCGCTGCCAGCCCGCCCGCAGACACACACCTGCACTTTGTGGACGTGGATGACCTGCCCATCATcacccaggagctcaggggTGCCATCCTAG ATGTGCTCCAGGCCAGCCGGCTCCACGCCACCGATgtcacctccagcagcttccGCCTGCTGTGGCCCAAGCTCCTGTCCCAGGAAACTGGCTACTACAGCCTGGAGTATGGCCCAGGAGCTGACCCAGCAGGGAAGAGGACTCAGCAGGTGTCTGGGGCTCTCACCAGCCTCGTGCTCAGCGACCTCACACCAGAAACCACCTACGAGGTGGTTCTGATTCCTGAGTCCAACGTGCACTACTTCCCCCCCCAGAGCACCAGGGTCACCACACTGCCAG ATTTCTTTGCACTGTTTCCAGAGGAAATCAGCCCAGCTCAGGTTCTCATCTCGGAGTCTGGGCCCCGCAGCTTCCACGTCAGCTGGGCTCCTGTGCTGGACAGCGTGGCCAGCTACCAGGTGCTCTATGGGCCCCTGCCAGGGAActcagtgcagctgctgcaggtggatGGGAGGCACAACAGCACCCtggtggagcagctggcacCCAACACCACCTACCTGGTGACAGTGACGGCCATCTACAGGTCTGGCAAGGAGAGATCCCTGTCAGCCAAGGCCTGCACCCAGGAAG AGGGCTCCCGGGTGCCTCACCTCCGTTTCGAGGCGCTGGGTCCCAGCACGCTGCGAGCCTCGTGGGACGCCGCCCCCGGGGCCGTGCGGGGTTACCGGGTGCGCtgccggcggcgcggggggcgctCCTCGGCGCTCAGCGTGTCCCCGCAGGTGCACAGcgtgctgctgggagagctgccccCGGGCTCCTCCGGCAGGGTGTGCGTGCAGCCCGTGTACAGCAGCCAGCCCGGCAGGAGCCTCTGCCGCACCGTGCTCCGGCCGCCAG
- the VWA1 gene encoding von Willebrand factor A domain-containing protein 1 isoform X4: MLAQALLSLGLWLRLAAGQDTPEPGPQPPISSTKGDLLFLLDSSASVSHYEFSKVKEFMWDLLHPFTFGPGDIQTSIIHISTTPTMEFPFDQYQTSGTLREAIRGTRQLMGDTNTGRALSFAKEKLFSSQAGARPGVPKVLVWVTDGFSSDDISGPTQQLKEEGVTVFIVSTGRGSFLQLSAAASPPADTHLHFVDVDDLPIITQELRGAILDVLQASRLHATDVTSSSFRLLWPKLLSQETGYYSLEYGPGADPAGKRTQQVSGALTSLVLSDLTPETTYEVVLIPESNVHYFPPQSTRVTTLPEEISPAQVLISESGPRSFHVSWAPVLDSVASYQVLYGPLPGNSVQLLQVDGRHNSTLVEQLAPNTTYLVTVTAIYRSGKERSLSAKACTQEEGSRVPHLRFEALGPSTLRASWDAAPGAVRGYRVRCRRRGGRSSALSVSPQVHSVLLGELPPGSSGRVCVQPVYSSQPGRSLCRTVLRPPATEAQGYRHTESDRLQ; the protein is encoded by the exons GCCCCCAGCCACCCATCTCCAGCACCAAGGGCGacctcctgttcctgctggacAGCTCTGCCAGCGTCTCCCACTATGAGTTCTCCAAGGTCAAGGAGTTCATGTGGGACCTTTTACACCCTTTCACCTTTGGCCCTGGGGACATCCAGACCAGCATCATCCACATCAGCACCACCCCCACCATGGAGTTCCCGTTTGACCAGTACCAGACCAGTGGCACCCTCAGAGAAGCCATCAG GGGCACGCGGCAGCTGATGGGCGACACCAACACGGGCAGAGCCCTGTCCTTTGCCAAGGAAAAGCTcttcagcagccaggctggggccaGGCCCGGCGTGCCCAAGGTGCTGGTGTGGGTGACAGATGGTTTCTCCAGCGATGACATCTCGGGGCCCAcgcagcagctgaaggaggaggGTGTCACCGTCTTCATCGTCAGCACCGGCCGCGgcagcttcctgcagctctcGGCCGCTGCCAGCCCGCCCGCAGACACACACCTGCACTTTGTGGACGTGGATGACCTGCCCATCATcacccaggagctcaggggTGCCATCCTAG ATGTGCTCCAGGCCAGCCGGCTCCACGCCACCGATgtcacctccagcagcttccGCCTGCTGTGGCCCAAGCTCCTGTCCCAGGAAACTGGCTACTACAGCCTGGAGTATGGCCCAGGAGCTGACCCAGCAGGGAAGAGGACTCAGCAGGTGTCTGGGGCTCTCACCAGCCTCGTGCTCAGCGACCTCACACCAGAAACCACCTACGAGGTGGTTCTGATTCCTGAGTCCAACGTGCACTACTTCCCCCCCCAGAGCACCAGGGTCACCACACTGCCAG AGGAAATCAGCCCAGCTCAGGTTCTCATCTCGGAGTCTGGGCCCCGCAGCTTCCACGTCAGCTGGGCTCCTGTGCTGGACAGCGTGGCCAGCTACCAGGTGCTCTATGGGCCCCTGCCAGGGAActcagtgcagctgctgcaggtggatGGGAGGCACAACAGCACCCtggtggagcagctggcacCCAACACCACCTACCTGGTGACAGTGACGGCCATCTACAGGTCTGGCAAGGAGAGATCCCTGTCAGCCAAGGCCTGCACCCAGGAAG AGGGCTCCCGGGTGCCTCACCTCCGTTTCGAGGCGCTGGGTCCCAGCACGCTGCGAGCCTCGTGGGACGCCGCCCCCGGGGCCGTGCGGGGTTACCGGGTGCGCtgccggcggcgcggggggcgctCCTCGGCGCTCAGCGTGTCCCCGCAGGTGCACAGcgtgctgctgggagagctgccccCGGGCTCCTCCGGCAGGGTGTGCGTGCAGCCCGTGTACAGCAGCCAGCCCGGCAGGAGCCTCTGCCGCACCGTGCTCCGGCCGCCAG